The Winogradskyella schleiferi genome contains the following window.
AATTGGGTTTATTAATGTGAAAGACATGCCACAAACTATGGGAGTGGCCACTATTTACTCAGCATCCAAATCGTAGTATGAGGAAAACAATTTATGTTATTGCATTTTTATTAACGTTCCAAAACGTTTCTGCTCAACTTTTTACCAAAGAAAAGGTAACTAATTCCATTGACAACATCGACAAGAAGTTTTTGACTTGGGGTTATTTTATTGGGTTTAACCAGTATGACTTTAATTTTGATTATAACGAAGACTTGAAAGATATTCTAGTTGATAAATCCTTTGGATTCCATTTAGGGCTTATTGGTGATATGCGAATCAATGATTATCTCAATTTAAGACTTGAACCAGGCGTTTTCTTTACCACAAGAAATTTGCGTTATGACGAAAGTTATTTTGAAGGTATGGAATTTAATAATTCTGATTTGCTAAGAGAAGTAAAATCCACTTATGTCCATGTGCCTTTATTATTAAAAGTATCCACTAAACGGATTAATAATTTTAAACCATTTATTGTAGGAGGCGTTTCGGCTGCCCTAAACCTTTCAAGTAATCAAGATAACCCAAATGACAATAGTTCTGGTGAGTTTAGAATGACCAAAAACACGTACTTCTATGAAATAGGTTTTGGTATAGATTTGTATTTACTCTATTTCAAATTTACGCCATCCATACGCGGTATTTTTGCTATGAATGATGAACTTATTAGAGATGCCGACCCAAATAGTCCTTGGACAGGAAATGTCTCAAAAATGCAAACCAGAGGTGTTTTTATCAATTTCACATTTCAATAGTACGCCTTCGAAATTCACTTAATAGTATTGCCGTTGCATTGGCAACATTTAAACTTTCGGTGTCTTTAATTTCCCCAAATTGTGGAATGGTAACTTTTCTGGTCACGTGAGCTTCAACGGCTTCAGATATCCCATTAGCTTCATTTCCTAGAACAATAATTCCATTGGGTGGTAAATTCGTGGTGTAAATGTTTTCGCCAGTTAAGAAAGTCCCAAAAACTTCGGTCTTACTAGATTCTAAATAGTCTATTAAATCCAAATACTGAACATTAACTCGTGTTAAAGAACCCATTGTCGCTTGCACTACTTTTGTATTGTAGCAATCAACCGTATTTTGGCTACAAACCAAATTTTTAATACCAAACCAATCGCAAAGTCTAATAATAGTTCCTAAATTACCAGGATCCCTTACGTTATCTAAAACTACGGTTAACCCGCTTTGTTGGGCTGATTTTTCTTCTGGAATTTCAAAAATAGCTAAACCTATATTCGGATTTTTAAGAGCTGATATTTTCTTTAATTCAGTTTCTG
Protein-coding sequences here:
- a CDS encoding TrmH family RNA methyltransferase; the encoded protein is MLSKNQIKLVKSLSQKKGRQQNALFIVEGIKGISEFLKSDYRLKNLYTTDLIFEAPTHLITKISETELKKISALKNPNIGLAIFEIPEEKSAQQSGLTVVLDNVRDPGNLGTIIRLCDWFGIKNLVCSQNTVDCYNTKVVQATMGSLTRVNVQYLDLIDYLESSKTEVFGTFLTGENIYTTNLPPNGIIVLGNEANGISEAVEAHVTRKVTIPQFGEIKDTESLNVANATAILLSEFRRRTIEM
- the porT gene encoding type IX secretion/gliding motility protein PorT/SprT, with amino-acid sequence MRKTIYVIAFLLTFQNVSAQLFTKEKVTNSIDNIDKKFLTWGYFIGFNQYDFNFDYNEDLKDILVDKSFGFHLGLIGDMRINDYLNLRLEPGVFFTTRNLRYDESYFEGMEFNNSDLLREVKSTYVHVPLLLKVSTKRINNFKPFIVGGVSAALNLSSNQDNPNDNSSGEFRMTKNTYFYEIGFGIDLYLLYFKFTPSIRGIFAMNDELIRDADPNSPWTGNVSKMQTRGVFINFTFQ